In Rhinoraja longicauda isolate Sanriku21f chromosome 12, sRhiLon1.1, whole genome shotgun sequence, the DNA window ggatattcttgctatggagggcgtgcagcgtaggttcactagattaattcccggaatggcgggactgtcgtatgttgaaaggctggagcgattgggcttgtatacactggaatttagaaggatgaggggggatcttattgaaacatataagataattaggggattggacacattagaggcagataacatgttcccaatgttgggggagtccagaacaaggggccacagtttgagaataaggggtaggccatttagaacggagatgaggaagaactttttcagtcagagggtggtgaaggtgtggaattctctgcctcagaaggcagtggaggccagttcgttggatgctttcaagagagagctggatagagctcttaaggatagcggagtgagggggtatggggagaaggcaggaacggggtactgattgatagtgatcagccatgatcgcattgaatggcggtgctggctcgaagggctgaatggcctactcctgcacctattgtctattgtctattgtctagggacaatttacatttataccaggccaattaacatacaaacctctacatataaacacagacaataggtataggggtaggccattcggcccttcgagccagcaccgccattcgagccattatgcctttggagtgtgggaagaaactaaatctcggagaaaacccatgcggtcacggggagaacgtacaaactccttacagacagcacctatagtcgggatgtaacccgggtctctggcgctgtaaggcaacaactctaccattgcgccaccgtactgcccatTGATCTGATAAGAAAGGTCACTTctctgtgtcctccagagatacagtctgacccactgagttcctccagcactctgtgctccacgcaagattgcagcatctccaCGAGCTGCTTTGTCAGTCTATCTGCTCATTTAGCAAAGTAATTCCCATTGTTTGTACATGCACCCCATTTTCCAATacacaaataaaaataattacctTCCAACTTCTGTCATTAATAACCTCTTCAACATTTAATTCGGACTGCATTAGTTTCAACTGAAACAAAGAAGAAGGGAGGACATTTATCATCAACGTAAACAGGATCTTCCAACACGTAACTGTAATGAAGATAATGCAGAGACTGTTGCATGCTCACTTCATGAAAATATATGTTAAATATCACCCCTGCTCCCTCTCAGGGTCAGTGGTAAGGTGCTGCTTCAACTTGTGTAACGCTGTTTGTTGAGTTCCTTCACCTTATTACTGACGCAACACAATCGTTCAGTGggattttattgtcacatttagtttatagatacagcatggaaacaggcccttccagccatcgtgtccacaccgaccagcgatcaccgtacattagttctcttccacgcactagggacaatttacagaagccaattaacctacaaacccgcacgtcttacgaatgtgggaggaaactggagcacctggagaaaacccacgcagtcacagggtatGTACAgagtggacagacagcacccatacataCAGGGTATGTACacacagtacagacagcacccgtacataCTGTAAGGGCGAACATTTGGCATGtggccatatgggttttattgcaggggtgtaaaaaagatgtaaaagctccagcttgattatgttgccaggacatcctgttgtcagcatggaagcgcggtttatggctaagtgtatcctttgatatgggcaactggctttaaggctttgatggttagccatcctttgaagtgttaagacgaacatcttgccatatggactgccctttgttcccaagaaagaagaggtcacgatggacaccacggacacggaggtcccgaaagacacataaagatttataggacattgtaaaacttgccatataaggtagcaacggaaatgtactggcacatgtattaagggtataaaatgtgggtaattgttagcattcggggagagagactacactagcttcctgagcgtctctaaacgcttcggtttctagactctctcctacctgggtgagtagaataaagaggttaaacgaattcggttgtctgactgttttttctaataggccacagactacaacaatACAGTGCagactacatacagacagcacctgtagtcaggatcgaaaccgggtctttggcgctgtaaggcagcaactctaccgctgtgccattaagCAGCCCTGAACATAATCCtaaccttcctgcatttgggaTGTGtcagaaagggcggcacggtagcacagcggtagagttgctgccttacagcgaatgcagtgccggagactcaggttcgatcctgactaagggcgccgtctgtacggagtttgtacgttctccccatgacctgcgtgggttttctccgagatcttcggtttcctcccacactccaaagatgtacaggtatgtaggttaattggctgggcaaatgttaaaaaaaaatttttaaattgtccctagtgtgtgtaggatagtgttaatgtgcggggatcgctgggcggcgcggaccgggtgggctgaagggcctgtttccgcgctgtatctctaaatctaaaaaaaaacagaacccctggaggaaacccacgtgttcacagggaaaacgtgcagacTCCATTTAATCAACACgcaagatcaggatggaacccaggtctctggtgctgtgaggcaacacggataggtgatgttttgggttagaccgttcttcagacccttcaacctgctgcctgactcgctgagttactccagcgttttgtgcctttttttgtaaaccaacatctgcagttccttggttctatgttctaaactaTGTCTGACACCTATTTTCATCGGTGAGACACTAAATGCAACGCAAATTACTTCCTTCAAATACAAAACTTCTCCCCTCTTTTCTACCTCGACAAAACAAGTGTCCAAAATCCTCAGAATGTCACaacaggcggtcacggtggcgcagcggtcgagttgctgccttacagcgaatgcagcgcgggagacccgggttccatcccgactacgggtgctgtctgtacggagtttgtacgttcttcccgtgacctgcgtgggttttctccgagatcttcggtttcctcccatactccaaagacgtacaggtttgtaggttaattggcttggtaaatgtaaaaattgtccttagtgggtgtaggatggtgttaaaaattgtccctagtgggtataggatccttccagtatagtccctggtggactcttcggaagtgatgaccacttCCGAAGGTACAAGGAGAGGAAACATTTGCCCCAGCAAAATCTCCAATAGCACCTCATAGTACAATCTATAGTAGTCAATCTATAGTAGTCAATCTatagaagattcaccaggatgttgccaggactcaaaggcctggtctacagggagaggttgcgcaggctagggttttattccttggaatgcaggaggatgagggctgatcttatagagaggttataaaatcgtgaggggaaaaGAAAAAATGAATGGGCAGattattttacccagggtaggggaattaagaaccagaggacatagggttaaggtgagaggagaacactttaataggaagctgaagaGCAATGTTTTCTCTCAGAGGGTatgtagaatgagctgccagaggaggtatgtgtaggaaggaactgcagatgctggtttatatcaaagatagacataaaaaactggagtaactcatcaggtcaggcagcgtctatggagaatGTCTCCTGAGGCAGAGTTGaataacagatacatggataggaaaggttgtgcGGTGTGTGGGctaaacatgggcagatgggactgtcTTAGATATGGCATCTTagtgggcatggacaagttgggccgaagggcctgtttccgtgaattgGACGGCCCTAGATTATGGAACGCATGTTGAGAAGCCTGGTGAcaagggtagaagctgttctgagTGTGGGGGTGCAAActttaagcttctgtaccttctgcctgatggttgCGGGGAGAATGAGACTGTCTCCAGAATAGTAGGATGAAAGTTAAGAGATAAGAGACTAAGGTCAGGTAAAGTCGCGACTAATGTGAGAAGAGGGGTGGTGAATACTGATTTaaaggtgttgtatttgaatgcttgTAGGGTACAGAACAAAGTGTATGAGCTGATAgcgcagttagaaattggtaggtacGACATTGTGGGCATTACGGAGACGTGGCTGGGAGGAGCTGAGCTGAATATCCAAGGTTATGCGGCCTATCGAAACGAcaaagggggtggggtagcttttctggtaaggaatgaaattcagccctttgcaaggggtgacataggatcagaagatgtggcatccttgtgggtagagctgagaaactaagggtaaaaagaccctgatgggagttatttacaggcctccaaacagtagccaggagtAGGGtgcaagttacatcaggagatacaatcggcATGCAAGAAATGCAATGTTACGGTGGTCATGGGGGAATTCAATATGCAGAgaaaatcagattggtactggaccccaagagagggaatttgtagagtgtctccaagatggtttcttaaagcagcaattctggatttggtattgTGTACTGAACTGAATTTGATTAGAgagcttaaggtaaaggaaccactcggaagtagtgaccacaatatgataaaattcaacctgcaatttgagagggagaagatgaaatcggATATGTCCGTATTTCTGTTAGGCAAAGGTGACTACAGAGGCACGAGGGAGGACCTGGATAAAGATGATTGGAAAGGGGCCCCAGCAGGAAAAATGGtggaataattcagaagatgcaggatcttttcatttcaacaaggaagaaagattctcgcGGGAGattgaggcaaccgtggctgacatggGAAGTCAAGAACATCATAAAACTAAAAGAGGAGGCATATAACATtgtaaagattagtgggaagccaggggATTATAGGAAGCTTTAACAAAAAAAATAGAAGGTAACTAACAAGGCAatccggggagaaaagatgaaatataaaAGCTAgccagccaataatataaaagaggatagcaagagtttcttgctCTTGTCCCCTCggtgccagtgacctgggttcgatcctcagtGAGtctgaggttaattggcctctaaattgcccctagtgtgcagggagtggatgagaaagtgggataacatagaggtaGCATGTTGGAcgtgtgattgatggttggcatggactgtttccaggctgtatctctaagacaAAAACTAAATAGTTTCCAGTTGTCTTGTACCAACAGTTGTTCCAGTTGTCTTGTACCAGGGTGTGGTttcaaatcaggtttgtcaagTCATGGAGTACTGGTACAATGAAACTATTGCGTAGATACACAGACTCGGACCACACCCAAAAACGTATCATCCATAACTTGCACAAATTCCACAAGACAAGAAAAAGCTTTAAATAGACCAATGAATGCATGCAAGGCCATTTACCTGCAATTTCaacattctctctccacaaatgctgcctgtacCTGTCACTCCTAGCATTGTTGTGATTTTTGAATTAATTATGTCTTCAAGTATAATCAATTTTCCTGTCACAAGCTTAAAGCAGCATCAGCAAGTTGTTTTGaagtaaatattttttttgtaaaagCATGAACAACACCTTTTCCACAGGCTTACTGTTGCACATGGGAGCCATGTTGTGTACAGGTGCTTCTGTGTCCTTTCATGTCTATTAACTGGCGCCCTCTGGTGTTAGAGCAACTTCCCGTGAGAATAGTTTCCCCCCATATACCTTCTCACATTATTTCGTGCACTTCTATctaattttctctttttttgtttCAAAGTAACCAATTCCACTTAAAAAAATTCTAATCTTGCAGTTTACAGCCTTCATTTCAGAAACCATTCCAGTGAATCTCgtttgcagcacagtggcacagcagttgagctgctgcctcacggtagcacagacccaggttccaccctgatgtaaggagtttgcacgttctccctgtgactgcatgggttttctccgggtgctctggcctctataaattgcccctaatgtgtaggatgtaaAACTGGGATAAATAACATAATactagtgtgcgggatcgctggttggtgcggactcggtgggccgaagggcatgtttccacgttgtatctctaaactaaacatttccttAGACCTGTGCATCCTACCTTGTATGGTGactaagaattgaacaaaatgtagaaataaagaactgcagatgctggttaatacacaaaaggacacaaagtgctgaatttTCTacaagcagttcccaaaccaaactgtttggatgcatcccgataaaatgcctcTGCAGCGCATCTGTACATGTTATTGGGTTTAGCCCATCCATGTGTCAGTGACAAAGAGTCTGGGCATTGTGCATGGTGACCTCCTGGTCTTTTTGAGAAAAGGAGGGGGAACCCAAGGCCAGTGGAGATAGAACAGTTTCCCCTGCAGGAGACAGGGACAGGAGGACAGAGCAACACCTTCCTTTTTCCACTCCCAGCTAGTGCAAGAGTGCAGACaaaatttacaagaatgttgccaggactcgatggtcTGAGTTTGGGGCAGGATCagaccttggagcgcaggaggatgtggaatGATAGAGGTGTAAAAGATCGAGAGGAATATAagattgagaggaatagatagggtgaatgcagatggtatttttacccagggtaggagaatcaagaactagaggatataggtttaaggtgagaggggaaacaggaatctgagggcaaCTTTTTAAGGGTGGTGgcctatggaatgagctgcccttggaggtagttgaggcaggtactataacaacacttaGCAAACATTTGAATAATCACATggataggtcataaggaataggagtagaagtaggccgttcggcccatcaagtccactccgccattcaatcatggttgatctatcatccctcctaaccctattctcctgccttcttcccataacccctgacacctgtacgaatcaaggaaaggtttagagggatatgcctggacaaatggcactagcttagataggccatcttgttcagcatggacaagttgagctggaGGACCTGCTGGATGTCTCTAtgaccctttagactttagagatacagcgcggaaacaggccctttggcccacaaagtccgtgccgaccagcgatccccacacacgagcactatcctacacactaaaagGGAATTAaattttttaccgaaggcaaATAACCTACGAACCCCcacatcttcagagtgtgggatgaaaccggagcacctggagaaagcccacatggtcacagggagatcatacaaactctgtacagacaacacccgcagtcaggatcgaacctggtctctggggctgtaaggcagcaactctaccactgcgccaccgtgcgccccAAAACCTCTTCTACTAAACccctgtagattagtgtaatggtgtcactcatgttatgtgtcatgcttttgtagttacgcccctttagcttttgagtgaccactgcttgggtgattggggttagtgtaagtgcaacgtgcaggcgtgaggtcgtgcttgctatgtagttaataaagtctttggatcattatccaggtgtacggcttctgttattatacagtcCTTAGAGTCCTATCCAAGTATAATGCATGACTGTGTGTAGACAATATACTCCACACCTTCAGTGCTGATGAATACAAGGTAACTATAAGCATTGCTTCACATTGCTGCGCAGAATGACACACAAATCAGCACCGTGAGCCAATCGCCAGGTTTCTGGTTTTGTACATCCAAGCAAATCAAATTACCGCTATGAACAACAGGAATAAAATTCTGAGATAAGTTTATACTTTCAAAGAATGGCTGGAACAGGTAATGAACTCATTTAGCGTCTGGTTTTACATTTGAGTCATAAAATCATAGGACATTGGAgcacaattaagccatttggcccgtcgagtctgctctgccatttgatcatggctgatctattttccccactCAACCTCATTCTGCCTTATCCCTGTAACCTTACTGataaagaatctatcaatctatgctttaaaaatacccaatgacttggccagcACTGCCCCCTGTGACAATAAATACAAACCAGGGGAGTTAAACCATCCCCTTTAATTTGTTAAAAGGTTGCAATTTTTAAAAGTATTCTGAGTTTATTATTGGCAAGTATTGTAAAATGGAATGAATCTTTGGCGCTAGAATGTAACTGCAGTATAATTTCTGTCTGTGCCACAAATGGATGTGGCcctgcgtcacccattccttctctccagatgctgcctgacccgctgagttactgcagcactttgcgtctatcttcataaTGCGTCCATTTGTCCTTTCCCTCTCCACACTTTCTCACCTTTATCCCACATCCCAGGCTTCATTTTCCACACTCACCAACCCTGCATCCACACGCTGAATGCCTCCCAATTCCCGAGCCCAGTCCTGTCCTTCAActaaaaacgacacaaagtgctggggtaattcagcaggccacggatcttctctggagaacatggataggtcacgtttcgggttgggactcttcttctggCAGATCCTGAGGCCGACGGCAGATCCCACAAAACTCGTACACTCAAGGAACTAATTTCAAAATCTCGATACCGGCAGGACCTCTCTCCCAGTACCAGCTCCAGAAGCTTCTTGGACCCCAGCAACAATTCTACTGTGTGTAGAGTCTGTGTCAATCACCAAAGGAATAAAGTGCAGCACATTGACATATTTACAGATATATTTTCTAAAAGAGGAGTGTGTGAATGGCTTACGTTAGTCTGTTCTTTTCGAAGTAGTTTTATTAGCGTTAagttatccttgtctttatttctcTCGTCTCGTAATCTGTTCACCGCACTGGAGAACTGGTTTATGCAGGTCTTGATGGCTTTATCCCTACTTGCGTGAGCTTCCTTCAGCTAAAGCAAACAAAGGAGAAAGGTTACAAGTGCCGTCctagaacatcgacttctctactATCGATGAAGTCAACACAGATGGCAGAAAATGGGCAGAGCTGCCACGTAATATTTTCACCCCAAGTAAACTTAAAAGAAACAAGTTTGTAAAAATGAAAATAGAGAATAAGCACTTGGTGGACTTATTGAAATTTGAACCTGGTTTTGAAATTCGACTGGCACATggatacatcattggagacctttgaactttctttaatcaaactttattggacttcaatgttatatattTGCACTAAATGATGTATCTATCTTTGCACGATTGATTGAATGTACTCAAGTATaagtctttcctttgactggatagcatgcaaacaaaagcttttcactgtatctcagtacatgacaataataaacaaacaaaatgtaTTTATATTCCTTGACGTAGGTTTttttgaaattctttttttgataaatatttttattaaacataaatacatattaataaaatttacttattacatacattcgtgatattattaatattaacaattgtgtcctacatatttctatactttttttttaagagaggaaaagatagagaaaaataaaataaaaataagagatccaaattggagaaatgaatggagtattaaaaaagttatctatcattggagatatatccataatttattattcataattcttcctccattccattattcaggccacggtcaaGTCCTcgaaccaagccattttgaccctttaaatatacaataaatggagaccatattcctctgaaaagattcaacctgtccactagtacaagtctcaatctttccagatgaagtgtctccgacattcctgtaatccacattttaattgtgggggatgtaggacctttccagaatttcagtattaattttttcccaattattaaactataatcaataaaaattctttgattcgttgttaataattgatctgtttctaatattcccagtattattaagtttgagtcagggatcagcttcctattaacaacattcgaaattattttaaatatttctgtccagaatttagtgattttttcagtttgtgaat includes these proteins:
- the mix23 gene encoding protein MIX23 isoform X2, coding for MRQIDDRIIHELNTSLPTASFAGKIDASARCRELHHSLKEAHASRDKAIKTCINQFSSAVNRLRDERNKDKDNLTLIKLLRKEQTNLKLMQSELNVEEVINDRSWKVFRDRCRIHYKPETDL